In Fibrobacter sp. UBA4297, the following proteins share a genomic window:
- a CDS encoding M23 family metallopeptidase: MSRIFFLLCVVAIALTGCNEQEKIDALKQENAKLEAAADSLKALIVKAQGEGSKWIVKNDTVRAGDGLFQVLYRMNINEKERGKIVLALQDSVELSALRVGQVFYVALDSAGDVQRFRFAPNPATVHMLSKVDSGFDYSRIDKPVTVRQSVFEGALENGSTLSGILHKVGIPGRMVGVVSAVLQCKVSFQLARPGDRFRILLEEKFYQDSIWISGKVLYAEFDGHTVGHHEAFRYEDPDPKSTFNAHYTEKGEALIFEGLRYPLDRLHVTSPYGTRIHPITGRRTVHHGIDYGSPKGSPVYAVAAGVVTVSGYDDLSGNKIAIRHRDNTESWYMHLSVRGVNVGTKVSPRQVIGKVGSTGRSTGPHLHLGFKDNRGNWMNPAKKTMIATPKLEGNRLARLKKQVADIRKEIELTLASPAVKANDTDVMVRMRVLK, translated from the coding sequence ATGTCCAGAATTTTCTTTTTACTGTGTGTTGTTGCGATTGCGCTTACCGGATGTAACGAACAAGAAAAAATTGATGCCTTGAAGCAAGAGAACGCAAAGCTCGAAGCGGCTGCGGATTCGCTTAAGGCCCTGATCGTCAAGGCTCAGGGCGAAGGTTCGAAGTGGATTGTGAAAAACGATACAGTCCGTGCCGGCGATGGACTTTTCCAGGTGCTTTATCGCATGAACATCAATGAAAAGGAACGCGGCAAGATTGTGCTTGCCTTGCAGGATTCCGTTGAACTTTCGGCGCTCCGCGTGGGGCAGGTGTTCTATGTCGCTCTTGATTCTGCCGGCGATGTTCAGCGTTTCCGCTTTGCGCCGAACCCAGCGACCGTTCACATGCTGAGCAAGGTTGATTCCGGATTTGACTATAGCCGTATCGATAAGCCGGTGACTGTCCGCCAGTCAGTCTTCGAAGGCGCTCTTGAAAACGGAAGCACGTTAAGCGGCATTTTGCATAAGGTTGGTATTCCTGGGCGCATGGTGGGCGTCGTAAGCGCCGTGTTGCAGTGTAAGGTCTCGTTCCAACTCGCGCGTCCGGGCGACAGGTTCCGCATTTTGCTCGAAGAAAAGTTCTATCAGGATTCCATCTGGATTAGCGGCAAGGTGCTTTACGCTGAATTCGACGGCCATACGGTCGGACACCATGAAGCGTTCCGCTACGAGGACCCGGATCCGAAGAGTACCTTCAACGCTCACTATACCGAAAAAGGCGAAGCGCTCATTTTTGAGGGACTCCGCTACCCGCTTGACCGTTTACATGTCACGAGTCCGTATGGTACCCGCATCCATCCGATTACGGGACGCCGCACGGTGCACCATGGCATTGACTATGGTAGCCCCAAGGGTTCTCCGGTTTACGCTGTCGCCGCAGGTGTTGTGACTGTTTCTGGTTACGATGATTTGAGCGGTAATAAGATTGCCATCCGCCACAGGGACAATACTGAAAGCTGGTACATGCATCTTTCAGTGCGTGGCGTGAATGTCGGTACGAAGGTTTCTCCGCGTCAGGTCATCGGTAAGGTGGGTTCTACAGGCCGCAGCACGGGGCCGCACTTGCACTTGGGCTTCAAGGACAATCGCGGCAACTGGATGAACCCGGCCAAGAAGACGATGATTGCAACGCCGAAGCTCGAAGGCAACCGCCTTGCTCGCCTCAAAAAGCAGGTGGCTGATATCCGTAAGGAAATCGAACTCACGCTTGCATCGCCTGCCGTCAAGGCGAACGACACGGACGTCATGGTCCGTATGCGCGTGCTGAAGTAG
- a CDS encoding S41 family peptidase yields the protein MGRFRLLLKTLPKISSLVFSATSILTTSAALSLVACSSDDSTSPRLSYTPTAFTKEFLLNYELLKYLYIDQETYLEKPEVYINRVDVQKLVDEGYPWDYHDIYYLYGKMNDPFTYYIDPSRSSEMLRSWRMSDTKMDAGLVLDSTFLPQKYVVGSVAKNSPIDKAGIKPGDEITEIEGIALTNKVLYDRLSSVYEGDTITYTIKRDTATFTIPVEIVPYLSPTVELTFKDSIPVIKINEFTAITSNDSGTYGEFLAYLHETEKYKTTIIDLRNNGGGEIGQCLPMAQELLSKGDTAMGFIYAYKDSVHQRQAFDTVFFINEANGIAKDRYFTILANGRTASCSELMIAAITAYKKVPVVGTTTYGKGIGQKRDFTPSLSIYSITNMKVIDKNGVSYHRYGIAPDFTIQDDDFALNKALALAKEQSYVRVAGYGTENTGHFAKSAVEPDTMPGFSYYPGDKNSKIKFRY from the coding sequence ATGGGCAGATTCAGACTTTTACTTAAAACACTTCCAAAAATCTCTTCGTTAGTTTTTTCAGCCACTTCGATTTTAACGACAAGCGCTGCGTTAAGTCTTGTCGCATGTTCTTCGGATGATAGCACCTCACCAAGACTTTCCTACACCCCAACAGCATTCACCAAGGAATTTTTGCTCAACTACGAACTTTTAAAATACCTCTATATTGACCAGGAAACTTATCTAGAAAAACCGGAAGTATACATCAACAGAGTCGATGTTCAAAAACTTGTTGATGAGGGCTACCCTTGGGATTATCACGATATTTATTACTTGTACGGCAAAATGAACGACCCGTTCACCTATTACATAGACCCGTCTCGTTCAAGCGAAATGTTACGTTCATGGAGAATGTCCGATACAAAAATGGATGCTGGTCTGGTACTAGATTCGACATTCCTTCCACAGAAATATGTTGTCGGGAGTGTCGCAAAAAACTCACCTATTGATAAGGCGGGAATTAAGCCAGGTGATGAAATAACCGAAATTGAAGGCATTGCTCTGACAAACAAAGTTCTATATGACCGCCTGTCATCAGTGTATGAAGGCGATACCATCACTTACACCATCAAGCGCGACACGGCTACCTTTACAATTCCAGTTGAAATAGTTCCTTATCTCTCACCAACCGTCGAGCTTACATTCAAGGATTCCATCCCCGTCATCAAGATAAATGAATTCACCGCAATTACATCTAACGATTCAGGAACGTATGGAGAATTCCTAGCCTACCTCCATGAAACCGAAAAGTACAAAACGACAATTATTGACCTGCGCAACAACGGCGGCGGGGAAATTGGACAATGCCTTCCCATGGCACAGGAACTCCTTTCTAAAGGGGATACGGCCATGGGCTTCATTTATGCCTACAAGGATTCCGTCCACCAAAGACAAGCTTTTGACACGGTTTTCTTCATCAACGAAGCAAACGGAATTGCAAAGGACCGGTATTTCACAATCCTTGCAAATGGGAGAACGGCAAGTTGTTCAGAACTCATGATTGCAGCTATCACCGCCTACAAGAAGGTCCCCGTCGTCGGCACGACTACATACGGAAAGGGAATTGGGCAAAAGCGTGATTTTACGCCATCGCTTTCAATCTATTCCATTACAAACATGAAGGTCATAGACAAGAACGGAGTTTCATACCACAGATACGGAATTGCCCCGGACTTTACAATACAGGACGATGACTTTGCCCTCAACAAGGCTCTAGCTCTTGCAAAAGAACAAAGCTATGTACGTGTCGCCGGTTATGGAACCGAGAACACGGGCCACTTCGCCAAAAGCGCAGTCGAGCCGGATACAATGCCGGGATTCTCCTACTACCCCGGCGATAAAAACAGCAAGATAAAATTTAGGTACTGA